Proteins from one Mobula birostris isolate sMobBir1 chromosome 10, sMobBir1.hap1, whole genome shotgun sequence genomic window:
- the timm8a gene encoding mitochondrial import inner membrane translocase subunit Tim8 A: MEATGLSADPHLQQFIEVESQKQKFQQLVHGLTELCWDKCMDKPGPRLDSRTETCLVNCVERFIDTSQFILNRLEQTQKSKMSSESLSD; this comes from the exons ATGGAAGCCACGGGTCTGTCGGCAGACCCGCACCTGCAGCAGTTCATCGAGGTGGAGAGTCAGAAGCAGAAGTTCCAGCAGCTGGTGCATGGGCTGACTGAGCTGTGCTGG GACAAGTGTATGGATAAACCAGGCCCACGGCTTGATAGCAGAACAGAAACCTGCTTGGTTAACTGCGTGGAACGTTTCATTGACACCAGCCAGTTCATCCTCAATCGACTAGAACAGACACAGAAAAGCAAAATGTCTTCCGAGAGCTTAAGTGACTAA